Proteins encoded together in one Mobula birostris isolate sMobBir1 chromosome 9, sMobBir1.hap1, whole genome shotgun sequence window:
- the LOC140203429 gene encoding hemoglobin subunit alpha-like codes for MMVLSGPNKQVIEELGNHIKANAEAWGADALARLFEIHPQAKTYFPNFNGYKASDQPVRRHGRIVMEAVADAAHNVDNLSKHLEKLAKRHGEELLVDPHNFQLLADCITVTLAIHLPAFSPATHCAVDKFLELLAHELSSKYR; via the exons ATGATGGTACTCTCTGGCCCCAACAAACAGGTTATAGAGGAGCTGGGCAACCACATCAAGGCAAATGCTGAAGCTTGGGGTGCAGATGCTTTAGCCAG GTTGTTTGAGATCCATCCTCAAGCTAAGACATACTTCCCAAATTTCAATGGCTAcaaagcctctgaccagcctgtCAGAAGACATGGTCGCATTGTCATGGAAGCTGTGGCGGATGCAGCCCATAACGTGGACAACCTGAGTAAACACCTGGAAAAGCTTGCCAAGAGACATGGTGAAGAACTTCTTGTGGATCCTCACAACTTTCAG CTGTTGGCTGATTGTATCACGGTCACTCTGGCCATTCACTTGCCTGCATTCTCCCCAGCAACCCACTGTGCTGTCGACAAGTTCCTTGAGTTGCTCGCACATGAATTGAGCTCCAAGTACCGCTAA